One Cryptococcus decagattii chromosome 9, complete sequence DNA window includes the following coding sequences:
- a CDS encoding dihydrofolate reductase: MRPLLNALRAMSTTTKPYTLSITAIVAATAENGIGLNGGLPWRLPGEMKYFARVTMGETPSSDPNEQNVVIMGRKTWESIPSRFRPLKNRRNVVISAKGVDLGAAENSAAYTSIPSALSSLSSTTQSGNSPRIFLIGGSTLYTTSLLPSTVPSLDPSTPTLPPSFSQPLIDRILLTRILSPFKCDAYLEDFAAHTKPDGTKVWKKASLKEFREWIGWDIEEEVEEKGVKYIFEMWVLNQ, translated from the exons ATGCGACCACTCCTTAACGCCCTCCGTGCAATGTCAACCACAACAAAGCCTTATACTCTTAGTATAACAGCCATCGTCGCAGCCACAGCTGAGAATGGCATCGGTCTCAACGGTGGCTTGCCATGGAGATTACCAGGCGAAATGAAGTACTTTGCTCGAG TTACCATGGGTGAAACACCTTCATCAGATCCCAATGAACAGAATGTAGTTATCATGGGCCGCAAGACATGGGAATCCATCCCTTCCAGATTCCGGCCCTTGAAGAACCGTCGGAACGTGGTCATCTCAGCTAAAGGCGTAGATCT GGGAGCTGCGGAAAATTCAGCCGCCTATACTTCCATACCCTCTgccctctcctccttgtcTTCTACTACCCAAAGCGGTAATTCACCGCGTATATTTCTCATTGGCGGCTCAACCTTGTACACtacctctctcctcccgTCTACCGTTCCGTCTCTCGACCCTTCGACTCCCAcgcttcctccttctttctctcaaCCTCTGATCGACCGTATTCTCCTCACTCGAatcctttctccttttaAATGCGACGCATACCTTGAAGACTTTGCGGCACACACAAAACCTGATGGGACCAAAGTCTGGAAAAAAGCTTCCCTCAAAGAATTTAGAGAATGGATCGGGTGGGAtatcgaagaagaagtcgaGGAAAAGGGAGTCAAGTACATATTCGAGATGTGGGTGTTGAATCAATAG